In Ovis aries strain OAR_USU_Benz2616 breed Rambouillet chromosome 16, ARS-UI_Ramb_v3.0, whole genome shotgun sequence, one DNA window encodes the following:
- the GFM2 gene encoding ribosome-releasing factor 2, mitochondrial isoform X3: MSNLRIFAVNRKKISSLHYFNNMCSSKIRASLKRLKLHVLLGRNYSSLPGLIGNDIKSLHSIINPPIAKIRNIGIMAHIDAGKTTTTERILYYSGYTRSLGDVDDGDTVTDFMAQERERGITIQSAAVTFDWKGYRINLIDTPGHVDFTLEVERCLRVLDGAVAVFDASAGVEAQTLTVWRQADKHKVPRICFLNKMDKIGASFNYAVESIREKLKAKPLLLQLPIGEGKAFKGVVDVVSKEKLLWNPNSDDGKDFERKPLLEMSDPKLLKETTEARNALIEQVADLDDEFADLVLGEFSENFDLLPAEKLQTAIHRVTLAQTAVPVLCGSALKNKGVQPLLDAITMYLPSPEERNYEFLQWYKGDLCALAFKVLHDKQRGPLVFMRIYSGMIKPQTAIHNINGNCTERISRLLLPFADQHIEIPLLTAGNIALTVGLKHTATGDTIVSSKSSALAASRRARREGEKKQKENNETERLLLAGVEIPEPVFFCTIEPPSVAKQPDLDHALKCLQREDPSLKVKLDPDSGQSEKLKTVF, translated from the exons ATGTCCAATTTAAGGATATTTGCAGTGAATCGGAAGAAAATATCCAGCTTGCACTACTTTAAT AATATGTGTTCCTCTAAAATAAGAGCAAGTCTAAAAAGATTAAAGCTACATgtacttcttggaagaaattaCAGTTCCCTACCAG GTTTAATAGGAAATGATATCAAGTCCCTTCATTCCATCATCAATCCTCCTATTGCTAA AATTCGTAATATTGGAATTATGGCTCATATTGATGCAGGAAAAACTACCACCACAGAAAGAATTTTATATTATTCTGGATACACAAGATCACTGGGAG ATGTTGATGATGGAgacacagtgacagatttcatggCTCAAGAGCGAGAACGAGGCATAACTATTCAGTCAGCTGCTGTCACATTTGATTGGAAGGGGTACAGAATCAATCTTATTGATACACCAG GTCATGTGGATTTTACCTTGGAGGTTGAGCGCTGCCTGAGAGTGTTAGATGGTGCAGTGGCCGTGTTTGATGCCTCTGCCGGTGTAGAG GCACAAACTCTTACAGTATGGAGGCAAGCTGATAAGCACAAGGTACCTCgaatctgttttttaaacaaGATGGACAAAATTGGAGCAag ttttaactATGCAGTTGAAAGCATCAGAGAGAAGTTGAAGGCAAAACCTTTGCTTTTACAG TTACCAATTGGTGAAGGCAAAGCTTTCAAAGGAGTGGTAGATGTAGTTAGTAAAGAAAAACTTCTTTGGAATCCCAATTCAGATGATGGAAAAGACTTTGAGAGAAAACCCCTCTTGGAAATGAGTGATCCTAAATTGCTGAAAGAAACAACGGAAGCAAGGAATGCCTTAATTGAACAA GTTGCAGATTTGGATGATGAGTTTGCTGACTTGGTTTTAGGAGAATTTAGTGAGAATTTTGATTTGCTACCAGCCgaaaag CTACAAACTGCAATACACAGAGTAACACTGGCTCAGACAGCAGTGCCTGTGCTTTGTGGAAGTGCCCTGAAAAACAAAGGGGTCCAGCCCTTATTAGACGCCATTACTATGTACTTGCCTTCACCGGAAGAACGCAACTATGAATTTCT GCAGTGGTATAAGGGTGACTTATGTGCCCTGGCGTTTAAAGTCCTCCATGACAAGCAGCGAGGCCCACTGGTTTTTATGCGCATATACTCAGGCATGATAAAACCCCAAACAGCCATCCATAATATTAATGGAAACTGCAC GGAGAGGATAAGTCGTCTGCTTTTGCCATTTGCTGACCAACATATAGAAATCCCTTTACTGACTGCTGGTAACATTGCTTTGACTGTTGGGCTTAAACAT ACTGCTACCGGAGACACCATTGTCTCATCCAAGTCCAGCGCATTAGCTGCATCTCGTCGAGccagaagggagggagaaaagaagcagaaagaaaacaatgaaacagaGAGGCTTTTATTGGCTGGCGTGGAGATTCCAGAACCTGTTTTCTTCTGTACCATAGAACCTCCATCAGTGGCTAAGCAGCCAG ATTTGGATCATGCATTGAAATGCCTTCAGCGTGAAGATCCCAGTTTGAAAGTGAAGCTAGATCCTGATTCTGGACAA TCAGAGAAGTTAAAAACAGTGTTTTGA